One segment of Carya illinoinensis cultivar Pawnee chromosome 1, C.illinoinensisPawnee_v1, whole genome shotgun sequence DNA contains the following:
- the LOC122313695 gene encoding uncharacterized protein LOC122313695 isoform X3: MANLVPGVLLKLLQHMNTDIKVAGEHRSSLLQVVSIVPALAGGELFPNQGFYLKVSDSSHATYVSLPDEHDDLILSDKIQLGQFIHIERLEAASPVPILRGVRPVPGRHPCVGSPEDIVARHSLGFLNNNSSSGLKSREKVKSPKKVLGNNHVWKKDKVKEEQQLDKKMRSFTRSKSQPSKPALSLDVKKESLGRLNSLNLRSIPSSPTSCYSLPTSFEKFANGVKQQAEIKGGRKATAKLGVLEKVNAVCTSPLPTGKKIAMGNPIKSFVQGIELGAKALRKSWEGNMEVKSRESSKLRATKRDLTPEVRSSTPRFSTPSRITTSSRLSTSSDRLPSKEENTVQSSKGEVKVQLSAKRVSAYGTWGDEEKPSKQTTSAGKKSSREVSSNGLPGNLVKVSLNSRRLTEGNVSWAPLPSSLAKLGKQVMKHRDAAQLAAIEAMQEASAAETLLKCLSMYSELSTSSKEDNPQPAVEQFLTLRASLNNARMVADSLSKFISSGTSPDQSESLSEEALMAMHDRQKHAALWVQAALATNLSHFSVFSKEPSLNQVPAPTPTQSQKTLPVNQPILVLENSTKNASAKIQGKNRQMVGSKLSQGTPRRLGDMSSISQKPQVQPPPEWIRGNGLDEAVDLAEMLQLQSQDWFLEFVEKFLDADVDISALSDNGQIAGMLTQLKSVNDWLDGIGSSKDEGEALHISAETIDRLRKKIYEYLLTHVESAAAALGGGSQLSPQLQTTETKTRR, translated from the exons ATGGCCAATCTTGTTCCTGGTGTCCTCCTCAAGCTTCTGCAGCACATGAACACAGACATAAAGGTTGCTGGAGAGCACAGGTCATCACTGTTACAAGTTGTGAGCATTGTTCCAGCGCTTGCCGGCGGTGAGTTATTCCCAAACCAAGGCTTCTATCTCAAGGTCTCTGATTCCTCTCATGCCACCTATGTATCTCTCCCTGATGAACATGATGATCTGATTCTTAGTGATAAGATCCAATTGGGTCAGTTTATTCATATTGAGCGCCTCGAAGCAGCCTCACCGGTCCCGATTCTGCGTGGGGTTAGGCCCGTCCCAGGGCGCCACCCCTGTGTGGGAAGCCCTGAAGATATTGTTGCTAGACACTCATTGGGATTTCTGAATAATAATTCTTCTTCAGGCTTGAAATCTAGGGAGAAAGTGAAATCACCTAAGAAAGTCTTGGGGAATAATCATGTTTGGAAAAAGGACAAAGTTAAAGAGGAGCAGCAATTGGATAAGAAAATGAGATCTTTTACCAGATCGAAGTCACAGCCATCGAAACCGGCTTTGAGTTTGGATGTAAAGAAGGAGTCTTTGGGGAGACTGAACTCGTTAAATTTACGGTCTATTCCTTCTTCTCCGACAAGCTGTTATTCGTTGCCGACTTCTTTTGAGAAGTTCGCTAATGGGGTCAAGCAGCAGGCAGAAATTAAGGGGGGAAGGAAGGCGACAGCCAAGTTGGGAGTGTTAGAGAAGGTGAATGCCGTTTGCACCAGTCCCCTTCCCACAGGGAAGAAGATAGCCATGGGAAATCCAATTAAAAGTTTTGTTCAAGGGATTGAGCTGGGAGCCAAGGCTCTGAGGAAGAGCTGGGAAGGCAATATGGAGGTGAAAAGTAGAGAGAGTTCAAAATTAAGGGCCACCAAACGTGATCTGACGCCTGAAGTACGGAGTTCT ACTCCTAGATTTAGTACGCCATCAAGGATAACTACATCATCAAGATTAAGCACATCAAGTGACAGGTTGCCATCCAAAGAGGAGAACACGGTCCAATCATCTAAGGGGGAAGTTAAGGTTCAATTGTCTGCGAAGAGAGTTTCTGCATATGGAACTTGGGGCGATGAAGAAAAGCCAAGTAAGCAAACAACTTCTGCTGGAAAGAAATCATCCAGAGAAGTTTCTAGTAATGGACTTCCTGGAAACTTGGTCAAGGTTTCCCTAAATAGTAGAAGATTGACAGAAGGAAATGTGTCATGGGCTCCACTTCCTTCATCTCTTGCAAAGCTTGGAAAG CAAGTTATGAAGCACAGAGATGCTGCACAGCTGGCAGCAATAGAAGCTATGCAAGAGGCTTCTGCTGCAGAGACCTTACTTAAATGTCTAAG CATGTATTCTGAGTTAAGCACCTCTTCGAAGGAAGATAACCCTCAGCCAGCAGTTGAACAGTTCTTGACTCTTCGTGCGAGCTTGAATAACGCTCGCATGGTTGCTGATTCTCtatcaaaatttatttcaagCGGTACCTCCCCAGATCAATCAGAAAGCTTGTCAGAAGAAGCATTAATGGCCATGCATGACAGGCAAAAACATGCAGCTTTATGGGTCCAAGCTGCATTGGCAACTAATCTGTCGCATTTTTCTGTTTTCAGTAAAGAACCTTCCTTGAATCAAGTTCCAGCTCCAACTCCCACTCAAAGTCAGAAGACCCTTCCAGTAAACCAACCAATATTAGTCCTAGAAAACTCTACCAAGAATGCCTCAGCAAAAATTCAAGGTAAAAACCGCCAAATGGTAGGTTCTAAGCTTTCACAAGGAACTCCTCGCCGGCTAGGGGATATGTCATCCATCAGTCAGAAGCCACAGGTCCAACCCCCGCCAGAGTGGATTAGAGGAAATGGACTTGATGAGGCAGTTGACTTGGCTGAAATGTTGCAACTGCAGTCCCAGGATTGGTTTTTGGAATTCGTAGAGaagttcttggatgctgatgtGGACATCTCAGCCTTGTCGGATAATGGTCAAATAGCAGGGATGCTGACTCAGCTCAAGAGTGTGAATGACTGGCTGGACGGAATTGGATCAAGCAAGGATGAAGGAGAAGCACTGCATATTTCAGCAGAGACGATTGACAGGTTAAGGAAGAAGATTTACGAGTATCTCCTTACACATGTAgaatctgctgctgctgcacttGGTGGTGGCTCACAATTGTCACCTCAGTTGCAAACAACCGAAACAAAAACTAGAAGGTga
- the LOC122313695 gene encoding uncharacterized protein LOC122313695 isoform X1 has protein sequence MANLVPGVLLKLLQHMNTDIKVAGEHRSSLLQVVSIVPALAGGELFPNQGFYLKVSDSSHATYVSLPDEHDDLILSDKIQLGQFIHIERLEAASPVPILRGVRPVPGRHPCVGSPEDIVARHSLGFLNNNSSSGLKSREKVKSPKKVLGNNHVWKKDKVKEEQQLDKKMRSFTRSKSQPSKPALSLDVKKESLGRLNSLNLRSIPSSPTSCYSLPTSFEKFANGVKQQAEIKGGRKATAKLGVLEKVNAVCTSPLPTGKKIAMGNPIKSFVQGIELGAKALRKSWEGNMEVKSRESSKLRATKRDLTPEVRSSTPRFSTPSRITTSSRLSTSSDRLPSKEENTVQSSKGEVKVQLSAKRVSAYGTWGDEEKPSKQTTSAGKKSSREVSSNGLPGNLVKVSLNSRRLTEGNVSWAPLPSSLAKLGKQVMKHRDAAQLAAIEAMQEASAAETLLKCLSMYSELSTSSKEDNPQPAVEQFLTLRASLNNARMVADSLSKFISSGTSPDQSESLSEEALMAMHDRQKHAALWVQAALATNLSHFSVFSKEPSLNQVPAPTPTQSQKTLPVNQPILVLENSTKNASAKIQGKNRQMVGSKLSQGTPRRLGDMSSISQKPQVQPPPEWIRGNGLDEAVDLAEMLQLQSQDWFLEFVEKFLDADVDISALSDNGQIAGMLTQLKSVNDWLDGIGSSKDEGEALHISAETIDRLRKKIYEYLLTHVESAAAALGGGSQLSPQLQTTETKTRRFQCKENLGERERVEHCYLTMNLNISVYHLVRN, from the exons ATGGCCAATCTTGTTCCTGGTGTCCTCCTCAAGCTTCTGCAGCACATGAACACAGACATAAAGGTTGCTGGAGAGCACAGGTCATCACTGTTACAAGTTGTGAGCATTGTTCCAGCGCTTGCCGGCGGTGAGTTATTCCCAAACCAAGGCTTCTATCTCAAGGTCTCTGATTCCTCTCATGCCACCTATGTATCTCTCCCTGATGAACATGATGATCTGATTCTTAGTGATAAGATCCAATTGGGTCAGTTTATTCATATTGAGCGCCTCGAAGCAGCCTCACCGGTCCCGATTCTGCGTGGGGTTAGGCCCGTCCCAGGGCGCCACCCCTGTGTGGGAAGCCCTGAAGATATTGTTGCTAGACACTCATTGGGATTTCTGAATAATAATTCTTCTTCAGGCTTGAAATCTAGGGAGAAAGTGAAATCACCTAAGAAAGTCTTGGGGAATAATCATGTTTGGAAAAAGGACAAAGTTAAAGAGGAGCAGCAATTGGATAAGAAAATGAGATCTTTTACCAGATCGAAGTCACAGCCATCGAAACCGGCTTTGAGTTTGGATGTAAAGAAGGAGTCTTTGGGGAGACTGAACTCGTTAAATTTACGGTCTATTCCTTCTTCTCCGACAAGCTGTTATTCGTTGCCGACTTCTTTTGAGAAGTTCGCTAATGGGGTCAAGCAGCAGGCAGAAATTAAGGGGGGAAGGAAGGCGACAGCCAAGTTGGGAGTGTTAGAGAAGGTGAATGCCGTTTGCACCAGTCCCCTTCCCACAGGGAAGAAGATAGCCATGGGAAATCCAATTAAAAGTTTTGTTCAAGGGATTGAGCTGGGAGCCAAGGCTCTGAGGAAGAGCTGGGAAGGCAATATGGAGGTGAAAAGTAGAGAGAGTTCAAAATTAAGGGCCACCAAACGTGATCTGACGCCTGAAGTACGGAGTTCT ACTCCTAGATTTAGTACGCCATCAAGGATAACTACATCATCAAGATTAAGCACATCAAGTGACAGGTTGCCATCCAAAGAGGAGAACACGGTCCAATCATCTAAGGGGGAAGTTAAGGTTCAATTGTCTGCGAAGAGAGTTTCTGCATATGGAACTTGGGGCGATGAAGAAAAGCCAAGTAAGCAAACAACTTCTGCTGGAAAGAAATCATCCAGAGAAGTTTCTAGTAATGGACTTCCTGGAAACTTGGTCAAGGTTTCCCTAAATAGTAGAAGATTGACAGAAGGAAATGTGTCATGGGCTCCACTTCCTTCATCTCTTGCAAAGCTTGGAAAG CAAGTTATGAAGCACAGAGATGCTGCACAGCTGGCAGCAATAGAAGCTATGCAAGAGGCTTCTGCTGCAGAGACCTTACTTAAATGTCTAAG CATGTATTCTGAGTTAAGCACCTCTTCGAAGGAAGATAACCCTCAGCCAGCAGTTGAACAGTTCTTGACTCTTCGTGCGAGCTTGAATAACGCTCGCATGGTTGCTGATTCTCtatcaaaatttatttcaagCGGTACCTCCCCAGATCAATCAGAAAGCTTGTCAGAAGAAGCATTAATGGCCATGCATGACAGGCAAAAACATGCAGCTTTATGGGTCCAAGCTGCATTGGCAACTAATCTGTCGCATTTTTCTGTTTTCAGTAAAGAACCTTCCTTGAATCAAGTTCCAGCTCCAACTCCCACTCAAAGTCAGAAGACCCTTCCAGTAAACCAACCAATATTAGTCCTAGAAAACTCTACCAAGAATGCCTCAGCAAAAATTCAAGGTAAAAACCGCCAAATGGTAGGTTCTAAGCTTTCACAAGGAACTCCTCGCCGGCTAGGGGATATGTCATCCATCAGTCAGAAGCCACAGGTCCAACCCCCGCCAGAGTGGATTAGAGGAAATGGACTTGATGAGGCAGTTGACTTGGCTGAAATGTTGCAACTGCAGTCCCAGGATTGGTTTTTGGAATTCGTAGAGaagttcttggatgctgatgtGGACATCTCAGCCTTGTCGGATAATGGTCAAATAGCAGGGATGCTGACTCAGCTCAAGAGTGTGAATGACTGGCTGGACGGAATTGGATCAAGCAAGGATGAAGGAGAAGCACTGCATATTTCAGCAGAGACGATTGACAGGTTAAGGAAGAAGATTTACGAGTATCTCCTTACACATGTAgaatctgctgctgctgcacttGGTGGTGGCTCACAATTGTCACCTCAGTTGCAAACAACCGAAACAAAAACTAGAAG GTTCCAGTGCAAGGAGAACCTtggggaaagagagagagtggaaCATTGCTATCTTACCATGAACTTGAACATTTCAGTCTATCATCTTGTAAG GAACTGA
- the LOC122313695 gene encoding uncharacterized protein LOC122313695 isoform X2 has protein sequence MANLVPGVLLKLLQHMNTDIKVAGEHRSSLLQVVSIVPALAGGELFPNQGFYLKVSDSSHATYVSLPDEHDDLILSDKIQLGQFIHIERLEAASPVPILRGVRPVPGRHPCVGSPEDIVARHSLGFLNNNSSSGLKSREKVKSPKKVLGNNHVWKKDKVKEEQQLDKKMRSFTRSKSQPSKPALSLDVKKESLGRLNSLNLRSIPSSPTSCYSLPTSFEKFANGVKQQAEIKGGRKATAKLGVLEKVNAVCTSPLPTGKKIAMGNPIKSFVQGIELGAKALRKSWEGNMEVKSRESSKLRATKRDLTPEVRSSTPRFSTPSRITTSSRLSTSSDRLPSKEENTVQSSKGEVKVQLSAKRVSAYGTWGDEEKPSKQTTSAGKKSSREVSSNGLPGNLVKVSLNSRRLTEGNVSWAPLPSSLAKLGKQVMKHRDAAQLAAIEAMQEASAAETLLKCLSMYSELSTSSKEDNPQPAVEQFLTLRASLNNARMVADSLSKFISSGTSPDQSESLSEEALMAMHDRQKHAALWVQAALATNLSHFSVFSKEPSLNQVPAPTPTQSQKTLPVNQPILVLENSTKNASAKIQGKNRQMVGSKLSQGTPRRLGDMSSISQKPQVQPPPEWIRGNGLDEAVDLAEMLQLQSQDWFLEFVEKFLDADVDISALSDNGQIAGMLTQLKSVNDWLDGIGSSKDEGEALHISAETIDRLRKKIYEYLLTHVESAAAALGGGSQLSPQLQTTETKTRRN, from the exons ATGGCCAATCTTGTTCCTGGTGTCCTCCTCAAGCTTCTGCAGCACATGAACACAGACATAAAGGTTGCTGGAGAGCACAGGTCATCACTGTTACAAGTTGTGAGCATTGTTCCAGCGCTTGCCGGCGGTGAGTTATTCCCAAACCAAGGCTTCTATCTCAAGGTCTCTGATTCCTCTCATGCCACCTATGTATCTCTCCCTGATGAACATGATGATCTGATTCTTAGTGATAAGATCCAATTGGGTCAGTTTATTCATATTGAGCGCCTCGAAGCAGCCTCACCGGTCCCGATTCTGCGTGGGGTTAGGCCCGTCCCAGGGCGCCACCCCTGTGTGGGAAGCCCTGAAGATATTGTTGCTAGACACTCATTGGGATTTCTGAATAATAATTCTTCTTCAGGCTTGAAATCTAGGGAGAAAGTGAAATCACCTAAGAAAGTCTTGGGGAATAATCATGTTTGGAAAAAGGACAAAGTTAAAGAGGAGCAGCAATTGGATAAGAAAATGAGATCTTTTACCAGATCGAAGTCACAGCCATCGAAACCGGCTTTGAGTTTGGATGTAAAGAAGGAGTCTTTGGGGAGACTGAACTCGTTAAATTTACGGTCTATTCCTTCTTCTCCGACAAGCTGTTATTCGTTGCCGACTTCTTTTGAGAAGTTCGCTAATGGGGTCAAGCAGCAGGCAGAAATTAAGGGGGGAAGGAAGGCGACAGCCAAGTTGGGAGTGTTAGAGAAGGTGAATGCCGTTTGCACCAGTCCCCTTCCCACAGGGAAGAAGATAGCCATGGGAAATCCAATTAAAAGTTTTGTTCAAGGGATTGAGCTGGGAGCCAAGGCTCTGAGGAAGAGCTGGGAAGGCAATATGGAGGTGAAAAGTAGAGAGAGTTCAAAATTAAGGGCCACCAAACGTGATCTGACGCCTGAAGTACGGAGTTCT ACTCCTAGATTTAGTACGCCATCAAGGATAACTACATCATCAAGATTAAGCACATCAAGTGACAGGTTGCCATCCAAAGAGGAGAACACGGTCCAATCATCTAAGGGGGAAGTTAAGGTTCAATTGTCTGCGAAGAGAGTTTCTGCATATGGAACTTGGGGCGATGAAGAAAAGCCAAGTAAGCAAACAACTTCTGCTGGAAAGAAATCATCCAGAGAAGTTTCTAGTAATGGACTTCCTGGAAACTTGGTCAAGGTTTCCCTAAATAGTAGAAGATTGACAGAAGGAAATGTGTCATGGGCTCCACTTCCTTCATCTCTTGCAAAGCTTGGAAAG CAAGTTATGAAGCACAGAGATGCTGCACAGCTGGCAGCAATAGAAGCTATGCAAGAGGCTTCTGCTGCAGAGACCTTACTTAAATGTCTAAG CATGTATTCTGAGTTAAGCACCTCTTCGAAGGAAGATAACCCTCAGCCAGCAGTTGAACAGTTCTTGACTCTTCGTGCGAGCTTGAATAACGCTCGCATGGTTGCTGATTCTCtatcaaaatttatttcaagCGGTACCTCCCCAGATCAATCAGAAAGCTTGTCAGAAGAAGCATTAATGGCCATGCATGACAGGCAAAAACATGCAGCTTTATGGGTCCAAGCTGCATTGGCAACTAATCTGTCGCATTTTTCTGTTTTCAGTAAAGAACCTTCCTTGAATCAAGTTCCAGCTCCAACTCCCACTCAAAGTCAGAAGACCCTTCCAGTAAACCAACCAATATTAGTCCTAGAAAACTCTACCAAGAATGCCTCAGCAAAAATTCAAGGTAAAAACCGCCAAATGGTAGGTTCTAAGCTTTCACAAGGAACTCCTCGCCGGCTAGGGGATATGTCATCCATCAGTCAGAAGCCACAGGTCCAACCCCCGCCAGAGTGGATTAGAGGAAATGGACTTGATGAGGCAGTTGACTTGGCTGAAATGTTGCAACTGCAGTCCCAGGATTGGTTTTTGGAATTCGTAGAGaagttcttggatgctgatgtGGACATCTCAGCCTTGTCGGATAATGGTCAAATAGCAGGGATGCTGACTCAGCTCAAGAGTGTGAATGACTGGCTGGACGGAATTGGATCAAGCAAGGATGAAGGAGAAGCACTGCATATTTCAGCAGAGACGATTGACAGGTTAAGGAAGAAGATTTACGAGTATCTCCTTACACATGTAgaatctgctgctgctgcacttGGTGGTGGCTCACAATTGTCACCTCAGTTGCAAACAACCGAAACAAAAACTAGAAG GAACTGA